From Cellulophaga lytica DSM 7489, a single genomic window includes:
- the ribH gene encoding 6,7-dimethyl-8-ribityllumazine synthase, which yields MATANKNLSVYDKTSIPNAKDFRFGIVVSEWNTEVTEGLYNGAIEALLDCGAVKESIVRWDVPGSFELTYGSKKMIATKKVDAVIAIGSVIQGETKHFDFVCSATAQGIKDLNVLTDTPVIFCVLTDNNLQQAIDRSGGKHGNKGTEAAIAAIKMAALGN from the coding sequence ATGGCTACGGCTAATAAAAATTTATCAGTATACGATAAAACTTCTATCCCAAACGCGAAAGATTTTCGGTTTGGGATTGTTGTTTCAGAATGGAACACAGAAGTTACAGAAGGGCTATATAATGGAGCTATAGAAGCTCTTTTAGATTGCGGAGCTGTAAAAGAAAGCATTGTAAGATGGGATGTTCCCGGGAGTTTTGAACTTACTTACGGTAGTAAAAAAATGATTGCAACTAAAAAAGTAGATGCAGTTATAGCTATTGGTAGTGTTATACAAGGAGAAACTAAACATTTTGATTTTGTATGTAGTGCAACAGCACAGGGTATAAAAGACCTAAATGTTTTAACAGATACACCTGTTATTTTTTGTGTACTTACAGACAATAACTTGCAACAAGCAATAGACCGTAGTGGAGGTAAACACGGTAATAAAGGAACAGAAGCTGCAATAGCAGCAATAAAAATGGCTGCTTTAGGAAACTAA
- a CDS encoding tetratricopeptide repeat protein, which produces MATYKKRGYKPKTKEEEVEIQEQDSTTAEVFNTLDESASKSEEWVAKNQKAILGVIGVIAVGVLAYLAYVNFVQNPKINDANNEMYYPQQYLDQALNDASANKDSLLTLALNGSEGKYGFLDIIKNYGGTPTANLANYSAGMAYLNLKNYQEAINHLEDFSTSNVTLGALAKGGIGDAFMQLNQTEDALEYYEKAVAQGDNDFTTPRYLYKAGVAALELGEKDKALKYFERVKNEFSTSLEASTIDAFIGKAK; this is translated from the coding sequence ATGGCTACATATAAAAAGCGAGGATACAAACCAAAGACTAAAGAAGAAGAAGTAGAAATACAAGAACAAGATAGTACAACTGCAGAGGTTTTTAATACTTTAGATGAAAGTGCGTCCAAATCTGAGGAGTGGGTTGCAAAAAATCAAAAAGCAATTTTAGGCGTTATAGGTGTTATTGCTGTTGGAGTTTTAGCTTATTTAGCTTATGTTAATTTTGTTCAAAATCCTAAAATTAACGATGCTAATAACGAAATGTACTACCCACAACAGTATTTAGACCAAGCGTTAAATGATGCATCTGCGAATAAAGATTCTTTATTAACTTTAGCCTTAAACGGGTCTGAAGGTAAATACGGATTTTTAGATATTATAAAAAATTACGGTGGTACACCAACTGCTAACCTAGCAAATTACTCTGCTGGTATGGCTTACTTAAATTTAAAAAACTACCAAGAGGCTATTAATCATTTAGAAGATTTTAGTACTAGTAATGTTACTTTAGGAGCTTTAGCTAAAGGTGGTATAGGTGATGCTTTTATGCAGTTAAACCAAACTGAAGATGCTTTAGAGTATTATGAAAAAGCAGTTGCTCAGGGAGATAACGATTTTACAACTCCAAGATATTTATACAAAGCTGGTGTTGCAGCATTAGAGTTAGGTGAAAAAGATAAGGCATTAAAGTACTTTGAGAGAGTGAAAAATGAATTTTCTACTTCTTTAGAGGCTTCAACAATTGATGCATTTATAGGAAAAGCTAAATAA
- the recF gene encoding DNA replication/repair protein RecF (All proteins in this family for which functions are known are DNA-binding proteins that assist the filamentation of RecA onto DNA for the initiation of recombination or recombinational repair.), with protein sequence MLLKKLSLVNYKNFDSKEFDFDAKINCFVGSNGVGKTNILDAIYHLSFGKSYFNPIASQNIKHGEDFFVVDGLFFKNDREEKIICSLKKGAKKVIKKNGKAYDKFSDHIGFLPLVIISPADRDLILEGSDTRRKFIDGVISQSNKEYLTALLKYNKILLQRNSLLKYFAVNHTFDKTTLSVYNEQLQEYGTIIHKERVAFLNEFIPIFKEQYAAISGGKEDVTITYNSKLLDKDLLQLFNESLEKDRAVQYTTVGTHKDDLSFEINNYPVKKFGSQGQQKSFLIALKLAQFNFIKAQAKTTPILLLDDIFDKLDENRVAQIVSLVDDDNFGQIFISDTHADRTENVVKNIHQSYKIFKI encoded by the coding sequence ATGCTTTTAAAGAAATTATCGCTTGTAAATTATAAAAATTTTGACTCTAAAGAATTTGATTTTGACGCTAAAATAAACTGCTTTGTTGGCAGTAATGGCGTAGGAAAAACAAATATTTTAGATGCTATTTACCATTTATCTTTTGGCAAAAGTTACTTTAATCCTATTGCGTCACAAAATATAAAACACGGTGAAGATTTTTTTGTTGTTGATGGATTGTTTTTTAAAAACGATAGGGAAGAAAAAATTATTTGCAGTTTAAAAAAAGGTGCTAAAAAGGTTATTAAAAAAAATGGTAAGGCATATGATAAGTTTTCTGACCATATTGGTTTTTTACCGTTGGTAATTATTTCTCCGGCAGACCGCGACCTTATTTTAGAAGGTAGTGACACAAGACGTAAGTTTATAGACGGTGTAATATCTCAATCTAATAAAGAATATTTAACTGCTCTTTTAAAATATAATAAAATACTTTTACAACGTAATTCTCTTTTAAAATACTTTGCTGTAAACCATACTTTTGACAAAACTACACTAAGTGTTTATAATGAGCAATTACAAGAATATGGTACAATTATACACAAAGAACGTGTTGCATTTTTAAATGAATTTATTCCTATTTTTAAAGAACAATATGCTGCAATATCTGGCGGAAAAGAAGATGTAACAATTACATACAACAGCAAGCTACTAGACAAAGATTTACTGCAATTATTTAATGAAAGTTTAGAAAAAGATAGGGCTGTGCAATACACTACAGTTGGTACTCATAAAGATGATTTGTCTTTTGAAATTAACAATTACCCTGTAAAGAAATTTGGTAGCCAAGGGCAGCAAAAATCCTTTTTAATAGCCTTAAAACTGGCTCAATTTAACTTTATTAAAGCGCAAGCAAAAACAACTCCTATTCTATTGTTAGACGATATTTTTGACAAGTTAGATGAAAACCGCGTAGCACAAATTGTATCTTTAGTAGATGACGATAATTTTGGACAAATTTTTATTAGTGATACGCACGCAGACCGAACTGAAAATGTGGTAAAAAATATACACCAGAGTTACAAAATATTTAAAATATAA